GCGActccaaacaaaagaaaaactctatcaccatacaaaaaaaatgcacactcACCAAATTACCTTCTCTCTCCTACGAAAATGGTAATGCACAAAGTGCAGAATGAGTTCTCCGAGTGGACGGTGactccaaacaaaaaaaagataatttcatCATACCAAAAAATACACAATCACCAAATTacctcctcaacccccccccccctccaaaaatagaacgttcacagcgtctccccgcagggatttagtcccaagggagggggcgagcacgctgactaacccccagccagaacggcacggatgatgggggcaagcttactgaggagaacgggaagtgagaaatttagacaaagaaaaaaaaacatttaaaagggaaatcactATTGTGATTTGCCAtatgttcaataaaaacttttttgataaaaaaaaaagaaaaaaaagaagggtaatcgaaggaaaaagtaaatgaaccaacaatgcactagcttaaaggaaccttattttgaaaataaaaaaactaacatttacaacccctttaatctgagatatttttttaataaagaaaagaGACAATtcttaggaaagaaaaaacacttcTTACTGACAGATATTAATAATTATAAAAGACTGTAGGGTTCACTAAAGATCTGAGAAGACAAGGGGCACAAAGAATAAAGTACCCTGCCACTGCAGTACTTATATTGCATAGAAGTTATACATTGTTCAAGTACTAAATTACCTGCACTTATTGATTCCTATTGAATGAACTTGTCCTGTCACTGTTGTCAGCtcaaacattttgacactttggcTGCTTTTAGCACCCCCTTTTAtagtaagggacttacactgtatATCCTTATTTTATGACATGCCCTATAGGCTTCTGTGAGGCCTTTACTGGGGTAAAAGGCATTAAATGTCAGTCTAAGAATTAccaacctggggccagattcatgtagaattacggcggcgtaacgtatcccgtttacgttacaccgccgcaagttttcagcgtaagtgcttgattcacaaagcacttgcctgtaaacttgcggcggcgtagcgtaaatcctgcctaattcaaatggggcgtgtatcatttaaattaggcgcgttcccgcgccgaacgtactgcgcatgctccgttttgaaatttcccgccgtgctttgcgtgaaatgacatcGCCCTgatgtaatgttttgaacggcgacgtgcgttacgtcctttcgtattcacggacgacttacgtaaaaaaaaaaaattgaaattcgacgcgggaacgacggccatactttaacatgggctgtctaatattacaccacctaaatagcaatcgcaactttacgacgggaaaagccgactagcgacgacgtaagagaatgcgacgaacgcgcgtaccttcgcggatcgccgtaaacagctaattagcatacctgacgcggaaaacaacgcaaactccacccagcgggcgctgaagtattgcatcctatgatccgaaggcgtacaaagccgtacacctgtcggatcttagccaaatgccgtcgtatctttgtttgtgaatacaaaataaagatacgatgtggcaaatttgaaagtacgccggagtatcagcagatactccggcgtactttttctgtgaatctggccccatgattTTTCTCTGGAATTTGAAGTTCAAATCAAATTCATAGCCTGAAAATACGCTGAAAATTTAAGTTTGACCTGAATCCATTTCTCTTTCATGGTTGGCTGTCGCTCTGCTCCAGTCAGCAGTTTTGATTTCACACGCAAGTGCATAATGCTGCGCATGACATGGTAAGAAAAAGTCCCCTgccaactaaggcctcgtacacacgataggttaaacagaggacaacggtctgatggaccgttttcatcggtcaaaaccaatcgtgtgtaggacccataggttatttaaccatcggttaaaaaaagccaacttgctttaattttaaccgatggattcctaaccgataggtaaaaaacgatcgtttttaggcacaaccatcagttaaaaatccacgcatgctcagaatcaagtcgacgcatgcttggaagcattgaacttcgtttttttcagcacgtcgtcgtgttttacgtcacagcgttctgacacgatcgttttttttaactgatggtgtgtaggcgcgacagaccatcagtcagcttcatcggttaaccgatgaaaacggtccatcagaccgttctcatcggatggactaatAGTGTGTACGTGACTTAATGCAAAATTAATGAGTGCagcacacctttacacaaggtaACATGTTGCATTACTTCAACACATAGAATAAGGGCTTTAATAATATCTGCCCAAATTCCAGCTTttataataatagtaattattTCAATTTTTATGATTACATGTATAATTGTTATTAATACCAAATATATTAAACATGCATGTTCTTTAAAATCATATCACAACTAAAATCATTTTATTTCTACATTGTAACATATTATGAAGAACAGGTAGAAATTCTCTTCCAGGATCTATTAGGTTACAGCAGCTGTTAACCTTTAATAAGAGCACAGTTTGTACTCGTAAACAGTAAACTGCAGGACTAGGAAGTACATTGTTACAGCTTTTGCTTTAAATCCAAGTCACGCATATCAGATAACTGCTCCTCTGCATTTGTTCACCCTGTCCCTCCCAATTAGTGTTCTAGTAACCGTATAAAGATGAGCAAACGGTACATTCATTAGCCTTCTGAGCAATTGTCACTGTCCTATACCCTCTCTGGGGCAATCAGTCTCATAAAATCCCAGCAGAACGGCTGGCATGAGAAGAAAAATCCCCAAACATTAAAGGCAGCCCATGTTGTTAAACAGCGGAAATTAATGACAAGACATTTAAAGAATTTATTGAGATGATTTTGCCGTGTGTATTTCATACATGACTGATTTTGTTGTGAGTGATCAGATGGTTGAAATCAATACAATAATGCAAAGAGCAGTCTAAGGACATGCTCTGAAGCAAATTTATCTCATTCAGTGGCTGGCAAGGAAAAATGGTAAATAATTTAGAAGCTAGGCAGAGGTAGTGTTTTCCGTTCGCGGACTAATGACGAGTTCTGGGAAGCCCGTGCGTTCATCCATCTCCCGAGTGAATTGAAGGTCACTGAGTTCCCCAATCACTATCTCAGCAGTGGTGAAGACCTCCAAATCTCCTATTGCATGGCCACCGATGGTACTTCCATCTTTATCAGACAGGGAGATGTGCAGGTGAGCATGCTCATTTAGTGTTCCAACCAAAGAAACAATTTCAAATTTTTGATCTAGATATATTATCTGAAAAACAAAACagggaaaaacatttataaataagcAATACATGCATCCCCAGCATAGTTTCAGaataaaaaatacagacaatAGGATAAATTCACCTCAAATTGACTCCAGTTCATTTAGATAAAACTGTGAGCAAAATGTCTCATCTTAGAAGGATAAGTGAAATTGAATTTGAAAATGAATGCCCCTGATGACACACGTTGGTGGAGAAACGTCGGGCCAGTGGAGGAAAACTAACGCTATTTTGCTATTGGAGGGCTGAACGGAAGAGCGCCATCTTACTGGTAGGAAGCGCAGGTCGGTTTCATAACTACATGCCTGCTTTTTAGattttacatgtgagtgcatcctTACACCATTTAACCACTAGGCATCCTGCCTATTAACAAAAGAccgccacaaggtggctctcaattgccgggaggacgtctttagATGTCcttggctcctccggccactggggggcgcgcacgctcccgccgcatcactgagatgccgctgcgcatgcctggcggccgcgatgtctgccaggcacccgcgatctgcggttacagagacaaggacgtggatctgtgtgtgtgtaaacacacagatccacgtcctgtcagggagagaggagactgatgctgtgtcccttgtacatagggacacagatcggtcacctcccccagtcagtcccctccccccacagttagaaacactatgcagggtacacatttaacccctttctcaccccctagtgttaaccccttccctgccagtcacatttatacagtaattagtgcatacttatagcactgatcgatgtaaaaatgcgaatggtcccaaaaatgtgtcaaaagtgtccgatgtgtccgctattatgtcacagtcccaataaaaatcgcagatcgccgccattactagtaaaaaaaattataataaaaaaaataataattctgtcccctattttgtaggcgctataacttttgcgcaaaccagtcgcttattgcgattttttttttttaccaaaaatatgtagaagaatatgtatcggcctaaactgagaaaatttaattttttaaaaaaaaaattgggatatttattatagcaaaaagtaaaaaatattgtgttttttttcaaaattgtcgctttttttgtttatagcgcaaaaaataaaaaccgcagagatgatcaaataccaccaaaggaaagctctatttgtgggaaaaaaggacgccaattttgtttgggagccacgtcgcaattgtcagttaaagcgacgcagtgccggaagctgaaatttcactgggcaggaggggggtatatgtgcccagtaagcaagtggttaaaataaacctttgtttaatgGGATGTCTGCGCAATGAgctgtgtttttgttttcatttcctaCACATGTGTTCATGCTATTGGAGCCTATTGGGTTATATGCCTTGCTGATCCCCAAGCTCACTTTGAAATTACAAGTCCATAGAAGGAGAAGTGGTGGATGTTTTTTCTTTGAATGGTCTATTATCCTGTGAATCAAGAGTTCCATCTGTTCCTTGGGTTGGAATATCCTacatgtgcattttatgtacTGACGGTGAGGGTCAGtgtgtttgggtgttggtggAGGCTGGGCTATTATCCTTGCACTTGATTCCTCCTGTCTTCTGGATTTCTTTTGGCTTAGATCCATATTTCAGATTGTCATCTATTGGAGTGATACATATGAACTTTGGATTGGATCCACATTTCAATTGTCATTTATTGGAATGTTACAtatgaactttttattattattttagcgctacaccaCAACTTTCACCAGTTCTCTATGCCCAAGAGGTAGACAAGGCACAAGTTGAATGCGCATTCACAAATGGTGGAGACGTCTGCATGATCCAATATGCTTCGCATATGGCCTGTCTGATCCATCTGGCCATAGAGAATTGGAAGCCTGGGCACCTTTATGTGCACCAGAAAGGAGGACAAAAAGGGTTTCTGACTCTCTGAAATGCCCAATAACTTCCAGGTAAGCCAAAAGACATCACAGGACATCAAGTAATTTGAAACTCATTCATGGATGTGGTTGTTGACCACAAACAACCATGCAAATTGAGAAAGTCAAAGCTTCCAATCTGCCAGcaacataaaaatgtattgtatcaTCATGACAATCTGAAACTAGCATGAATGGTCACCAAAAGCATTCTCAGTATTTCCTTGCACAAAATTAATTTAAGGTTAGATGTAAGGTTTATGGTTGTGTTTTTCATTTAGACAGGAGGGTAACAGTTAGGGACTTGTACTGTAGGTAATGTTAAGCATTGGGGATAGGCTGAAGGTTGAAGCCTAATTGAACCCTCaatttaaatcagctaaataaaTTCCAGGTTACAACAAAACAAAATGTGTTCaatgagtagaaaagcctgttccCTGCTAGGAGTTTACTTGCTTTCTGTGTAGAAGCAGTGGTCTATCTGCAGAGGTCTGATACACCCTATACTGAGTC
The sequence above is drawn from the Rana temporaria chromosome 4, aRanTem1.1, whole genome shotgun sequence genome and encodes:
- the LOC120937731 gene encoding bifunctional protein GlmU-like, producing MSPVQCFGLLLMTTCAFAYIQGGPSSLSVYALRLGPGEEIVTSLFKFVQEKELRAPFVITCVGSVTKATLRLANADAVNRNEIIYLDQKFEIVSLVGTLNEHAHLHISLSDKDGSTIGGHAIGDLEVFTTAEIVIGELSDLQFTREMDERTGFPELVISPRTENTTSA